One genomic window of Medicago truncatula cultivar Jemalong A17 chromosome 1, MtrunA17r5.0-ANR, whole genome shotgun sequence includes the following:
- the LOC11422977 gene encoding uncharacterized protein, with translation MRSIPLGTSVSPKPINTSKISSFNTYFKKSTTFPSWVSPSSHEFSFLTPSQSGLCRASQVVDLFSTVSPEITVREARIEDCWEVAETHCSSFFPEYSFPLDFVLRMDRLVAMLAGFSLPNGCKRTCLVAVIGSSLDQTFLFGSDDFKIAGFDGKLSLNKGYVAGILTVDTVADFLPRKGPLRQRRTGVAYISNVAVREKFRQKGIAKQLVAKAESQARSWGCRAIALHCDLRNPAATKLYQGQGFKSIKVPGGANWPQPKTSPDVKFNFMMKLLNKSAVS, from the exons ATGCGGTCAATTCCACTTGGAACCTCAGTATCTCCGAAACCTATAAACACCTcaaaaatttcatcttttaatacttattttaaGAAATCAACCACTTTCCCATCTTGGGTTTCACCTTCATCTCATGAATTCTCTTTTCTTACTCCCTCTCAATCAG GATTATGCAGAGCCAGTCAAGTTGTTGATTTGTTCTCAACTGTGTCTCCTGAGATCACTGTTAGAGAGGCAAGAATAGAGGATTGTTGGGAAGTGGCAGAGACTCACTGCAGCTCTTTCTTTCCTGAATATTCATTTCCTTTAGATTTTGTGTTGAGGATGGATAGATTGGTGGCTATGTTAGCAGGATTCTCTTTACCAAATGGTTGCAAAAGAACCTGTCTGGTTGCTGTTATTGGCAGTTCACTTGATCAAACTTTCTTATTTGGAAGTGACGACTTCAAGATTGCAGGTTTTGATGGGAAATTAAGCCTCAACAAGGGATATGTGGCTGGCATATTAACAGTAGATACTGTTGCAGACTTTCTACCTAGAAAGGGGCCGCTGCGACAGAGAAG gACCGGAGTTGCATACATATCAAATGTGGCAGTGAGAGAAAAATTTAGACAGAAAGGAATAGCTAAACAATTGGTGGCTAAGGCAGAATCACAAGCCCGAAGTTGGGGATGTCGTGCCATTGCATTACACTGCGATTTACGAAATCCTGCAGCAACAAAGTTATACCAAGGGCAAGGTTTCAAATCTATAAAGGTTCCGGGAGGAGCTAACTGGCCTCAACCAAAAACTTCTCCAGATGTGAAGTTCAACTTCATGATGAAGCTTCTCAACAAATCAGCAGTTTCTTAA
- the LOC11422976 gene encoding phosphomannomutase/phosphoglucomutase isoform X2, translated as MAASASSTVVPYLDNTDFQKLQNGSDIRGVALDGVEGEGVNLTEPVAEAIGAAFAGWLVEKKKADASQHLRVSIGHDSRISAKLLQNAISRGLAGAGLEVVHYGLASTPAMFNSTLTKDEAFLCPVDGSIMITASHLPFNRNGFKFFTNAGGLGKPDIKDILERAANIYNQFTDESLKNSEIMASLSIKIVDYMTVYTSDLVKAVRKAAGNIEKPLEGFHIVVDAGNGAGGFFAAKVLEPLGAITSGSQFLEPDGLFPNHIPNPEDKTAMKAITKAVLDNKADLGIIFDTDVDRSAAVDSTGREFNRNRLIALMAAIVLEEHPGTTIVTDSVTSDGLTTFIEKKLGGKHHRFKRGYKNVIDEAIRLNSIGEESHLAIETSGHGALKENNWLDDGAYLMVKILNKLASARASGVGGGSNVLTGLIEGLQEPAFAAELRLKINQNHPDLKGGSFREYGETVLKHLENSISSDPNLQKAPVNYEGIRVSGYGGWFLLRLSLHDPVLPLNIEASNNDDAVKLGLVVLAAVKEFAGLDTSALNKFVGS; from the exons ATGGCAG CTTCTGCATCTTCTACTGTAGTGCCATATCTTGACAACACTGACTTTCAAAAGCTTCAAAATGGCAG TGACATACGTGGTGTGGCTCTTGATGGTGTCGAGGGAGAGGGGGTTAACCTCACTGAACCTGTTGCTGAAGCAATAGGAGCTGCTTTCGCTGGATGGTTAGTGGAGAAAAAGAAAGCAGATGCTTCTCAGCATTTGAGAGTTTCTATTGGCCATGATTCCCGGATATCAGCCAAATTGCTACAG AATGCGATATCTCGAGGTCTTGCTGGTGCCGGCCTAGAAGTTGTCCACTATGG ATTAGCATCAACGCCAGCTATGTTCAATAGCACACTCACAAAGGATGAAGCATTTTTATGTCCTGTTGACGGGTCTATTATGATAACAG CAAGTCATCTGCCTTTCAACAGAAATGGATTCAAATTTTTCACCAATGCTGGTGGTCTTGGAAAGCCTGACATCAAAGATATCTTAGAGCGAGCTGCAAACATATACAATCAATTTACAGATGAAAGTTTGAAAAATTCTGAGATAATGGCTTCATTATCTATTAAAATAGTTGATTACATGACTGTGTATACATCTGATCTAGTAAAAGCAGTTCGCAAAGCAGCTGGAAACATAG AGAAACCATTGGAGGGTTTCCATATAGTTGTTGATGCAGGGAATGGAGCAGGTGGTTTTTTTGCC GCAAAGGTGCTGGAACCTCTTGGGGCAATAACTTCTGGTAGTCAATTTTTGGAGCCTGATG GCTTGTTTCCAAACCATATCCCTAATCCTGAGGACAAGACAGCAATGAAAGCTATAACCAAGGCAGTCCTTGATAACAAAGCTGATCTTGGAATTATCTTTGATACTGATGTGGACAG ATCTGCTGCTGTGGATTCCACTGGCCGTGAATTCAACCGGAATCGTTTGATTGCCTTGATGGCAGCTATTGTTCTTGAAGAA CATCCTGGAACAACTATTGTCACAGACAGTGTGACTTCGGATGGCCTTACCACATTTATCGAAAAGAAACTTG GTGGCAAACATCATCGGTTCAAGAGAGGCTACAAAAATGTGATTGATGAAGCTATTCGTTTG AACTCTATTGGGGAGGAGTCTCATCTGGCAATTGAAACCAGTGGGCATGGAGCTCTTAAGGAGAACAATTGGCTTGATGATGGTGCATACCTAATG GTCAAGATCTTAAATAAACTTGCTTCTGCAAGAGCTTCTGGTGTGGGTGGAGGAAGCAATGTTTTGACTGGTCTAATAGAAGGACTCCAGGAGCCAGCTTTTGCTGCAGAACTGAGATTAAAGATAAACCAGAACCATCCAGACCTTAAAGGAGG ATCTTTTCGGGAATATGGAGAAACTGTTCTGAAACATTTGGAGAACTCTATTAGCTCTGATCCAAACCTGCAAAAGGCTCCTGTGAATTATGAAGGG ATCAGAGTTTCTGGCTATGGTGGGTGGTTCCTTCTTAGATTATCACTCCATGATCCTGTACTTCCTCTTAACATTGAG GCATCTAATAACGACGATGCTGTCAAGCTTGGACTTGTTGTGCTTGCAGCTGTAAAGGAGTTTGCAGGTTTAGACACATCAGCCTTGAACAAATTTGTTGGATCATAA
- the LOC11422976 gene encoding phosphomannomutase/phosphoglucomutase isoform X1, whose translation MAATSGKIVQNVFTSQCCQQNRQSSRRDYCAPYMRNSLPSPSGKLTWTGISSMQLRTLSKPRNDITIQRNILCNASASSTVVPYLDNTDFQKLQNGSDIRGVALDGVEGEGVNLTEPVAEAIGAAFAGWLVEKKKADASQHLRVSIGHDSRISAKLLQNAISRGLAGAGLEVVHYGLASTPAMFNSTLTKDEAFLCPVDGSIMITASHLPFNRNGFKFFTNAGGLGKPDIKDILERAANIYNQFTDESLKNSEIMASLSIKIVDYMTVYTSDLVKAVRKAAGNIEKPLEGFHIVVDAGNGAGGFFAAKVLEPLGAITSGSQFLEPDGLFPNHIPNPEDKTAMKAITKAVLDNKADLGIIFDTDVDRSAAVDSTGREFNRNRLIALMAAIVLEEHPGTTIVTDSVTSDGLTTFIEKKLGGKHHRFKRGYKNVIDEAIRLNSIGEESHLAIETSGHGALKENNWLDDGAYLMVKILNKLASARASGVGGGSNVLTGLIEGLQEPAFAAELRLKINQNHPDLKGGSFREYGETVLKHLENSISSDPNLQKAPVNYEGIRVSGYGGWFLLRLSLHDPVLPLNIEASNNDDAVKLGLVVLAAVKEFAGLDTSALNKFVGS comes from the exons ATGGCAG CAACATCAGGGAAGATTGTCCAAAATGTTTTTACCTCACAATGCTGCCAACAGAATAGACAGTCGAGTCGAAGGGACTATTGTGCCCCTTATATGCGCAACTCGCTTCCCTCTCCTTCAGGGAAGTTGACATGGACTGGTATCTCTTCCATGCAATTGCGCACATTGTCGAAACCCCGGAATGATATCACTATCCAGAGAAATATTCTCTGCAATG CTTCTGCATCTTCTACTGTAGTGCCATATCTTGACAACACTGACTTTCAAAAGCTTCAAAATGGCAG TGACATACGTGGTGTGGCTCTTGATGGTGTCGAGGGAGAGGGGGTTAACCTCACTGAACCTGTTGCTGAAGCAATAGGAGCTGCTTTCGCTGGATGGTTAGTGGAGAAAAAGAAAGCAGATGCTTCTCAGCATTTGAGAGTTTCTATTGGCCATGATTCCCGGATATCAGCCAAATTGCTACAG AATGCGATATCTCGAGGTCTTGCTGGTGCCGGCCTAGAAGTTGTCCACTATGG ATTAGCATCAACGCCAGCTATGTTCAATAGCACACTCACAAAGGATGAAGCATTTTTATGTCCTGTTGACGGGTCTATTATGATAACAG CAAGTCATCTGCCTTTCAACAGAAATGGATTCAAATTTTTCACCAATGCTGGTGGTCTTGGAAAGCCTGACATCAAAGATATCTTAGAGCGAGCTGCAAACATATACAATCAATTTACAGATGAAAGTTTGAAAAATTCTGAGATAATGGCTTCATTATCTATTAAAATAGTTGATTACATGACTGTGTATACATCTGATCTAGTAAAAGCAGTTCGCAAAGCAGCTGGAAACATAG AGAAACCATTGGAGGGTTTCCATATAGTTGTTGATGCAGGGAATGGAGCAGGTGGTTTTTTTGCC GCAAAGGTGCTGGAACCTCTTGGGGCAATAACTTCTGGTAGTCAATTTTTGGAGCCTGATG GCTTGTTTCCAAACCATATCCCTAATCCTGAGGACAAGACAGCAATGAAAGCTATAACCAAGGCAGTCCTTGATAACAAAGCTGATCTTGGAATTATCTTTGATACTGATGTGGACAG ATCTGCTGCTGTGGATTCCACTGGCCGTGAATTCAACCGGAATCGTTTGATTGCCTTGATGGCAGCTATTGTTCTTGAAGAA CATCCTGGAACAACTATTGTCACAGACAGTGTGACTTCGGATGGCCTTACCACATTTATCGAAAAGAAACTTG GTGGCAAACATCATCGGTTCAAGAGAGGCTACAAAAATGTGATTGATGAAGCTATTCGTTTG AACTCTATTGGGGAGGAGTCTCATCTGGCAATTGAAACCAGTGGGCATGGAGCTCTTAAGGAGAACAATTGGCTTGATGATGGTGCATACCTAATG GTCAAGATCTTAAATAAACTTGCTTCTGCAAGAGCTTCTGGTGTGGGTGGAGGAAGCAATGTTTTGACTGGTCTAATAGAAGGACTCCAGGAGCCAGCTTTTGCTGCAGAACTGAGATTAAAGATAAACCAGAACCATCCAGACCTTAAAGGAGG ATCTTTTCGGGAATATGGAGAAACTGTTCTGAAACATTTGGAGAACTCTATTAGCTCTGATCCAAACCTGCAAAAGGCTCCTGTGAATTATGAAGGG ATCAGAGTTTCTGGCTATGGTGGGTGGTTCCTTCTTAGATTATCACTCCATGATCCTGTACTTCCTCTTAACATTGAG GCATCTAATAACGACGATGCTGTCAAGCTTGGACTTGTTGTGCTTGCAGCTGTAAAGGAGTTTGCAGGTTTAGACACATCAGCCTTGAACAAATTTGTTGGATCATAA
- the LOC11427987 gene encoding endoplasmic reticulum metallopeptidase 1, whose product MRKRREAVSVASKGSTSGGAASEKKTSNDAKVRVVVGGGNSKRSSISWLALFFIIAYSCSAIYKYQFQNMPLPLTADQAGKRGFSEIEAFSHVKALTEVGPHPVGSEALNQALQYVLAACETIKKTAHWEVDVEVDLFHVESGTNHLSSGLFVGRSLVYSDLDHVVVRIMPKYTSEASEESILVSSHIDTVFSTEGAGDCSSCVGVMLELARGISQWAHGLKKGVIFLFNTGEEEGLNGAHSFITQHPWSKTVCMAIDLEAMGIGGKSSIFQAGPHPRAIESFASAAKYPSGQIVAQDLFTLGVIKSATDFQVYKEVAGLSGLDFAYVDNTAVYHTKNDKLELLTKGSLQHLGENMLAFLLHIGASSHFPEDCSTESKEDITNSKAIYFDILGTYMVVYRQNLANMLHNSVIIQSLLIWVTSLAMGGIPAATSLALSCLGVILMWLFSLGFSLLVAFILPLISSSPVPYVSSPWLVVGLFGAPAILGALTGQHLGYLLFQKYLFSVHSKRGQFPPIIQAELVKLEAERWLYKAGSFQWLILLILGNYFKIGSSYLALVWLVSPAFAFGFFEATLSPARLPKPLKLATLVLGLATPILFSAGNFIRLAATLIGGMVRLDRNPGGTPEWLGNVVIAGYIAALLSLTLVYLFSYVHLSGAKGTITVATLVLFSLSLAVVLSGVVPPFSEDTARAVNVVHVVDATGKLDEKHTPVSYVSLFSTTPGNLNQEVEQINESFVCGKDKPIDFVTFSVKYGCRTYNNTVSGWSEAEIPTMHVESDAKENGRITQVLINTKDSVRWVLAINTEEIEDFTLTDARNSEELISADKKSSVDGWHIIQFSGGKNAPRLFDLTLYWKSGSQSTDNGFLLKLRTDVNRLTPITERIIEKLPRWCSLFGKSTSPHTLAFFRNLPVNF is encoded by the exons ATGCGTAAGAGGCGCGAAGCTGTGTCAGTAGCATCAAAAGGGTCAACCAGTGGTGGTGCTGCAAGTGAAAAAAAGACTAGTAATGATGCTAAAGTTCgcgttgttgttggtggtggaaACTCAAAGAGGTCTTCAATTTCGTGGCTGGCCTTGTTCTTTATCATCGCGTATTCTTGTTCAGCTATTTACAAATACCAGTTTCAGAACATGCCTCTGCCTCTTACTGCTGATCAGGCCGGAAAGAGGGGTTTCTCTGAGATTGAAGCATTCAGTCATGTTAAGGCTTTGACTGAGGTTGGCCCTCATCCTGTTGGTTCTGAAGCTCTGAATCAAGCCCTGCAG TATGTTTTGGCAGCATGCgaaactattaaaaaaacagCCCACTGGGAGGTGGATGTTGAAGTGGATCTTTTTCACGTAGAATCTGGTACAAATCATCTAAGTAGTGGCTTATTTGTGGGGAGATCGCTTGTTTATTCAGATCTGGATCATGTCGTAGTAAGAATCATGCCTAAATATACATCTGAAGCAAGTGAAGAATCCATACTGGTCTCATCTCATATTGATACTGTTTTTTCAAC TGAAGGGGCAGGAGATTGCAGTTCATGTGTAGGTGTTATGCTTGAACTTGCTCGTGGAATTTCTCAGTGGGCTCATGGATTGAAGAAAggtgttattttcttatttaatacCGGTGAGGAGGAGGGTCTTAATGGTGCTCATAGCTTCATAACCCAG CACCCTTGGAGTAAAACTGTTTGTATGGCTATTGATCTAGAGGCCATGGGAATTGGAGGGAAGTCTAGTATTTTTCAG GCTGGTCCTCATCCAAGGGCTATTGAGAGCTTTGCTTCAGCAGCAAAATACCCATCTGGTCAAATTGTTGCACAG GATCTTTTTACTTTGGGGGTCATAAAATCTGCAACAGATTTCCAAGTGTACAAAGAGGTTGCTGGCCTCTCTGGGCTTGATTTTGCATATGTAGATAATACTGCTGTATATCATACCAAG AATGACAAATTAGAACTTTTAACGAAAGGATCTCTTCAACATCTGGGGGAGAATATGCTAGCTTTCCTGCTTCATATTGGCGCATCTTCTCATTTTCCAGAAGACTGCTCAACAGAGTCAAAGGAAGATATTACCAATAGCAAAGCCATATATTTTGACATCTTG GGAACATATATGGTTGTATACCGtcaaaacttagctaatatgCTCCACAATTCAGTGATAATTCAGTCGCTTTTAATATGGGTTACATCATTGGCTATGGGTGGTATACCAGCTGCAACTTCATTGGCCTTGTCATGTTTGGGCGTTATCCTCATGTGGCTGTTTTCCTTAGGTTTCTCCCTTCTTGTCGCCTTTATTCTACCTTTGATATCTTCATCACCAGTGCCATATGTTTCTAGCCCGTGGTTGGTGGTTGGATTATTTGGTGCACCGGCTATTTTGGGAGCATTGACTGGTCAACATTTGggttatcttttatttcaaaaatatctcTTTAGTGTACATTCTAAGAGAGGCCAATTCCCCCCCATCATTCAGGCTGAACTTGTCAAGCTGGAGGCCGAAAGATGGCTCTATAAAGCCGGTTCCTTTCAGTGGCTTATCCTTCTCATTTTGgggaattattttaaaattgggTCTTCTTACTTGGCTCTTGTTTGGTTAGTTTCTCCGGCATTTGCAT TTGGATTTTTTGAAGCAACCCTATCTCCAGCCAGATTACCAAAGCCACTCAAACTGGCAACCCTAGTCCTTGGGTTAGCCacaccaattttattttctgcCGGAAATTTTATTCGGCTTGCTGCTACACTCATAGGGGGTATGGTTCGACTTGACAG GAACCCTGGTGGTACACCTGAATGGCTGGGAAACGTTGTGATTGCTGGATATATTGCCGCTCTCTTGTCTTTGACCTTGGTGTATCTTTTTTCATATGTCCATCTCTCAG GTGCAAAAGGGACAATCACCGTAGCTACTTTGGTGCTGTTTAGTttatctcttgcagttgtgttATCTGGTGTTGTCCCACCATTTTCTGAAGACACCGCCAGAGCTGTGAAT GTCGTACATGTTGTGGATGCAACAGGAAAACTTGATGAAAAACATACTCCTGTATCATATGTATCTTTATTTTCTACCACTCCTGGAAATTTGAATCAGGAGGTAGAGCAGATTAATGAAAGTTTTGTATGTGGTAAAGACAAACCCATTGATTTTGTTACTTTCTCGGTTAAATATGGTTGTCGGACATATAATAACACCGTGAGTGGTTGGAGTGAGGCCGAGATTCCTACAATGCATGTCGAAAGTGATGCTAAGGAAAATGGAAGAATTACACAAGTTTTAATCAACACAAAGGATTCTGTTCGTTGGGTTCTTGCGATCAATACAGAAGAAATAGAAGATTTCACGCTTACAG ATGCAAGGAATTCTGAAGAATTAATTTCAGCTGACAAAAAGAGCAGTGTGGATGGTTGGCACATAATTCAGTTTTCCGGAGGAAAGAATGCACCAAGATTGTTTGATCTGACTCTCTACTGGAAATCAGGTTCACAAAGCACTGATAATGGTTTTCTCCTTAAACTTAGGACTGATGTGAACAGATTAACACCGATAACTGAACGGATTATTGAAAAGCTTCCTCGTTGGTGTTCGTTGTTTGGAAAGTCTACCTCTCCCCATACCTTGGCTTTTTTTAGAAATCTTCCTGTTAATTTTTAA